The genomic window CAGGTTATACCGAAGGCGATTTTAAATTAATTGAAATGGTTTTACCGGCGGTTTCAGACCCAGAAGGTAAGAGTGGAAAAGCTTCGGAAGCGTTTAATACCAGGGTAATGTTTACAGAAATTGACCACAATTATGTTGACATACCCAGCAAAAAATTGAAAGCCGATATAGAAGCGGCATTAAAGGATCGCAACAAGTGGGTAAATAAAAAAGCCTACGGAACGGAATATTATCCAAACGGAGAAAAGGTTTTTAACGAGTACATGACCTTCGCCGTATTTATTCTTTACGCCCAAGAAAATTGGAAACGTGACCCTAAATTAATTGCCGAAATCGAAAAAGAAGTGATTGAAATTATGATCAGTCGTGGTTTTACAAAGATGAATGAGTTTACTGCAACCTTGAAAAACCTGCGTTCAAAAGGTAAGAAGCAAAAAATAGATCAACTTTATCCAGCATTGATCAAATGGTGTGCTGTGCAGTAGCAGCTTAATCCTTGGTGTACTAAGTGAAAATTAGTTTGTGGCAGCAATTGCTTGCTGTTTTGTTTTACTCAAAATAAGAGTATTCCCCAAGGTTTTTCTATCTTCGGTAAGATTTTATCGAAATATCAAATTATGATCAAACAACTTTCTTGTGTTTTTACACTTCTTGCCTTTTCTTTTTTACAGTCGTTAGCGCAAACAGCACCTACAGCTTTAACTGCTAATAATATTACAGCAAATACAACAACCGTTAGTTGGGTAGCTTCTACAGCAACGCTATCGACTTCTGTTAGAGCAGAAGGTTTTGAGCAGCCTTTTGGTACACAAGTTTGGAGCAACGGCGGTTACGATTGGTTTTTCGATTATAATGACGATATTAGAGAATACAATGGGGGTGCTCATACAGGAGCTAGTTCGTGGTATGTTAGAGGTTCTGCCGACAGGAGCACCTTTTTTGTAATATTCCGTTGAACATTAAAGGTTTTTGGGCAAATTTTTATACTTTCTCTTCAAGTAACGAAACCTAAACCATTAAAGGTTTTAGTGAGACTGGAGTAGAGCTGTATTCGAAAATCGTTAGTGCTGGCCCTTTCGGGGGTGGTGGTTTCGAATACGTTAGCCTTAATTGGGAGAATGTTAAGAAAATAAACATTAGTTACCGTCAAGATCCTAATTTAAGCTTAATGGTTGACGATTTGGAATTTACGCCTGCTGCAAATGCCTACCCATACTATTTATCTACCAGCAACACTGCTCCAAGCAATAACACTGCCGCAACTAGTGTAGCTACGGGAACAAGCATTAATCTAAGTAATTTACAGCCATCTACTACGTACTACCTTTGGATGCGCACTTACAATGGCGACAGCTATGGCAACTGGACAGTTAGCCCTTTAAGCTTTACCACAGCACCTCAAGTATTGCCAATAGAGCTTAAAAGTTTACAGGCCGAAGTTAAGGGAAACAACTTACTTGTAAATTGGCAAACCAGCAGCGAAAGTAACAACAGCCACTTTTTTGTTCAGGTTCCTGCTAATGGCCGCACTTGGACCGATTTAGCCAAAGTAGCTTCAAAAGCAGCCAATGGTAATGCTGCAACCGAGCTAAGTTATACTTTCAGCTTTCCGTTAGGGCAAATTGCCTTGGCTGGTTTTGGTTTATTGGGCTTATTTTTATTGCCGGCTACCCGAAACAAATGGCTTAGGTTGTTAATGGTTGCTTTAGTAATAGGTGGTATGGCAGGTTGCGCTAAAACATCCGAATTGTCTGACGAATTAAATAATGGCTTAAAAACTGGGCAGGCAATTTATGTAAGGCTTGCGCAGGTAGATTTAAACGGCACCATAAATTATAGCGAAGCTGTACTGGTAAAAAGGTAGCAATTAGATGTTTGTTAGGCAATAATTAGTCATTGTGGGTAAATGGTAAATGTTTTGAGCACTTATTAACCATCATCAAAATCTCACATCTCATATCTCAAAACTCACATCTATTTCTTATTTTGCACCAATGCAGTTTAAAGAGATTATTGGACAAGAAGACGTAAAGCAACACTTATTGCAAACCGTAGCCGAAAACAGGGTTAGCCATGCGCAACTCTTTCTTTCGCCTGCCGGAAGTGGTGCAGTGCCCTTGGCTATTGCATACGCCCAGTACATTAACTGCCAAGACAGAACAGCCGAAGATAGCTGTGGCGAATGTGCTTCTTGCCGTAAATACGAACGCCTAATTCATCCAGATTTACATTTCTCCTATCCATTTTTTGCTTCTAAAGATGTGAAAATTGCGACAGATGTGCTGGAAGAATGGCGCAACATGGTGCTCGAAAATCCTTACTTCGATTTAGATATTTGGCGCTCTAAATTAAGTGCAGATAACAAGCAGGCGAACATCAACATTGCCGAGGCGCACGATATCATCAAAAAATTAAGCTACAAAGCTTTCGAGGCCGATACCAAAGTGCTCATTATGTGGTTGCCAGAGTATTTAGATAGGGAAGGAAATGCACTACTTAAAATTATTGAAGAACCGCCTGCGAAAACCCTGTTTATCTTGATTGCACAGAACCAAGAACAGATTTTATCCACTATTTTATCTCGTACACAGATTGTAAAAATTCCTAAGTTGCAAGATGAAGTGGTAAAACAGTATTTGATAGATAAAGCCAATCTCTCAGACCACCAAGCAGAAGAATACAGCTTTTTGGCTGATGGAAATTTGATTGAAGCCAATGCTTTGCTGGCCGACCAAGCGAATAACAATGCGGGATATTTTGCAGAGTGGTTGCGTATGGCTTACGGTAACCGAGTACCAGATATGATGGCTTTTACCGAAACTGCGGCAAGCTGGGGCAGGGAAAATCAGAAAAATTATATCAAGTACGGTATCAACTTTTTGCGTGAGTGTGGATTAATTATTAGTGGAGCCGAGGTATTGGTAAAACTGCCTCCTCAGCACCTAGAAGTAGCAAAAAAATTATCAGGGGTATTAAATATGGCCATGGTAGAAGCCTTAATTAACGAATTAGAAAAGGCGCATTACCATATCGAGCGTAATGCGAATCCGAAAATTCTGTTTTTAGATGTATCTTTACAACTGGTAAAAATTATAAAGTTTAAAACGCTCCCGAAAGGGACTCAATATATATACAGTTAATTATGGGATGTGGAAGTTGCTCGTCGGGAGGTGGTTGTGCCCCCGCTGGCTGCAAAAGTAATGGCTCTTGCCTTACTGGAGGCTGCCAAAAAATGGAAGTACACGACTGGCTGTCTAACCTGGATATGCCATCAAATTATAGATCTTTTCCAATTATAGAAGTTAAATTTAAAGGCTCCAGAAAAGAGTTTTTTGTGAATAACGATGATATCTATTTGGAAATTGGCGAATTGATTGCCGTTGAAGGTGCTACTGGCGGCTACGATATTGGACACGTTTCGCTAACTGGCGAATTGGTGCGCACGCAATTGAAACGTAGGAAGACGCCGATAGATCAGGTTACGCGTAAGGTTTACAGAAAAGCCACAGAAGCTGATGTAGAAAAATGGAAAATAGCAAAAGGCTTAGAGTGGGAAACCATGCATAAAGCCCGTACGTTGGCTTTAGATCTAAAGCTTTCTATGAAAATTAGCGACGTAGATTACCAAGGCGATAGAACAAAGGCAACTTTCTTTTATACCGCCGAGGGTAGGGTAGATTTTAGGGAACTGATCAAAAAAATGGCCGAGGCTTTTCGTATACGAATCGAGATGCGCCAAGTTGGTATGCGCCAGGAAGCTGGCCGTTTGGGTGGTATCGGTTCTTGCGGTCGCGAATTGTGCTGCTCTACTTGGTTAACTAACTTTAAAACGGTTTCTACGGCTGCGGCACGTTACCAAAACCTTTCGCTAAATACCTTAAAACTTGCCGGGCAATGTGGTAAGTTAAAGTGCTGCTTAAACTACGAGTTGGATACTTATTTAGATGCTCTGAAAGATATTCCAGATCGTATCGAATCGCTACAAACCGAAGTTGGTGTTGCCCGTCATCAAAAAACAGATATCTTCAAAAAACTGATGTGGTTCAGTTATGCTAATCAAGAAGATTGGATCCCGTTAAAGGTTGACCGTGTGAAAGAAATCATGGCGATGAACAAACGCGGCGAAAAGCCAAGCAACTTGAAAGACGAAGCGGTGGAATTGAAAACTACGGCTGTGGTAGAAAAAACGCATGACTACGAAAATGTGGTTGGTCAGGACAGCTTAACCCGCTTAGATGAGAAAAATCGCAACAGGAACAATCGTAACCGTAGCAATAAAGACCGCAACAATAGAGAACGAGGAGAGCGTGGAGAACGTGACAGAAATAGGCCTCAGTCTAATCAAGGTGGCGATAAAGAGAACGGCGAGAATAGAAACGGACAAGCCGGAGCTAAAAACAGAGATAGACACCAGAACCAAAATAGGCAGCAACAGGCTAAATCTTCGGAAAAGCCTCAGCAAGAGCAAAATCCAAGAAACCAGCAGAAAAAGGAAAATCGGCCACAACAAAACCAGCGTCAACCTCAAAAGCCTGTAGAAGATAAGGCGAATAACCAGCCTAGTTCAAAGGCGGAAGCGCCTCAAGCGCAAGGCGAAGGTGGTAACCCAGAGCAAAAGCGTAACAATAGAAATAGAAATAAAAACCGCAATAGGAATAGGCAGCAAGGAGATAAAAATAAAGACCAAGGACCAAAGCCAAATGAATAGGAGTAAGGGATTAGGGATTAGGAATAAGGTTGAGCTGTGCGAAATCCCGATGCTTCGGGAAGCTAAGGGAGAGGAAGGCAAAGCTTTAGAAGTTAGAAGGACTATGCAGTATGCTTGTCCCCCTTTGGAGGGGGTAGGGGGAGGATTTTTAACAAATATCTTCTCTAAATTGCATATTATTGCCATTTTCTGCTTTTTATTTACTTTCTTTTCCTGCAATTTCAACACCATAGTTGATACCAATCAAAGTATCGAAGATAACCAATGGTTGTACGCTAATGCTGCAAAGGCCGATTTTGAAATTAAGGATGTAACCAGGCCTTATCAAGTTAATTTCAAATTGCGTATTAATACAGCATATCGGTATTCAAATTTGTTTGTATTAGCAACTTTAAAGGATGCGAAAAGTAGAAAAAAGATCCGCTATCAGTTTAAACTAGCGAAAGCCGATGGCACTTGGTTAGGTAAAGGGTCGGGAGATTTGTATACTTACTCTTTTCCACTACTTAAAAACCATCGCTTTGCGGATACCGGAAAATACAGCATAGAGATAGAACAAAATATGCGAGATAACCCATTAGTTGGTATCAGCGATGTGGGTATTGAAGTGAAGTGATTTACGATTTTAGATTTACGAATTGGTCGTGGTACTATTAAAAGCTTTGCATTCTTCGTGTCTTTGTGGTTAAAATTATTAAATTGCTGCAAGGTTATATTGTTGGAAGTTTGGAAGATAATTTAATCATTCAAAATTCTAACATTTAGTCATTATTGTATATGAGAAAGAGATTATTGGCGGCTTGTCTGCTATTGGTTACATTTTCGGTAAACGCTGCCGAAATCAAATTTTTAGAAAATCCTACATGGACTTCTGTACTGGAGAAAGCAAAAAAGGAAAACAAGATCATCTTTTTAGATGCTTATGCAACTTGGTGTGGTCCATGTAAGCAAATGGATGCAGAAACCTACACCAATCAAGCAGTCGCTGATTTTTATAATGCAAATTTCATTAACGTAAAATACGATATGGAAAAGGGCGAAGGCGCAATGCTGGCCGACAGGTATTATGTTTCTGCCTATCCAAATTTGATCTTTATCAGCCCAGATGGCGTAATGTTACACAAGGGTATAGGTTTTGTTGCGGCAGATGAGTTTTTGGCTTTGGCTAAGGAAGCAAAAAATCCAGAAGCACAATATTATACGCTAAAAAAGAATGCTTTGAAGCTAAACAATGCACAGTTTTTAAATTTTGCAAAACAAGCTGTAGAACTACAAGATGAAGATTTTGGATATATCAGCAAAGATTTTTTAGCGGCAAAACCCGATATTTTAGGTGATTCGGATTTGGTTGACTTGATTATGAATTATGCGTTTGTACTGCCCAAAGAAAAGGATTTAACGTATTTCTCTACCAGCAAAAATAAAATCATTAAAGTAGGTAAGTATAGCGAAGATGATTTTGAGGAACGTTTGGTAAGTTTAGCCATTCAGTTTGCCCTTTCTGAAGAGGTGCAGGTTACAGAAGAGATAGACTTTGAAGCGGTTAAAAGTATATTGGATAAATATGTTCCTAAAAGTTCGTTTTTCGTTTTTAACTACTTTAAAACCCAATATTTCTTAGAAAACAAAGAAACAGACCAGGCGTTAACTGCTTTTAATGAGATTTTGGATAACCCGGATAAAGCAGGTTATCAGCAAATATGTAATGCCATGATGGCTTTTGGTCCCATCTTATTTGAGGAAGGCAAGTTGGATACTTATTTAGATAAGTTTAATGCTATTCCGGTTGCTGCAAAAGAAAAGGAAGTAGCTTATTTAAAAGATTTTGTGAAAGCAATTATCTACATTAAAACCAAACAAACCGATAAATTTAAAGGAATTGCAAATACCATGTTAGCGGATGCCAATACTCCAGAGGAAATTAAAAAAGATCTGAGAGCGGCGTTGCAGAATATGGGTGCTAATTAAGTTAAAAGTAGAAAGTCAAAAGTTAAAACTTGTTTAATCGGTTAACTGTTGAAGTTGGTTAATCGTATTTTTACTAGCTTTCCTATCTCGTCATCCCAGATTTAGTCTGGGATCTTAAAGAGATAGCAATTTCTTTTCCATCAATTAAAAAAAATCATTCAAAATTTACAAAAGCGGCAGCAGCTGCTCCAATGCCATTCCTCTGCTTCCTTTCAACAGAATAAGCGAGTTTTTCCAGTTTTGGCTTTCAATAAACGTAGTAGCTTCTATTGGTGTAGCAAAAAAGTTAGTGTTAAAATTGCCTTTGGCATTATAAAAGTGATGGCCTATAAATATTAACGTGTCAATTTTATTTTCAATTGCCAGTGCTATGATGCGTTCGTGTTGTGTAGCAGATTCATCGCCCAGCTCAAACATGTCTCCCAAAATAGCAACCTTATGAGTAGAAGTGAGGCTGTTTAAATTGGTAATGGCGGCAGCCATACTGCTAGGGTTGGCATTATAAAAATCGCAGATGACAGTATTCTTTTCTGTTTTAGTCAACTGAGAGCGGTTGTTGTTAGGGAAGTAATCGGCTAAGCCTTTATTAATCTCCGCAGGGCTCAATTTAAAGAAGCAACCAATGCTAATGGCGGCTAAAATATTCTCGAAATTATAGGTGCCCGTGAGGTTTGCTTTGGCTTCGTGGCTTTCTCCATTAAAACTCCAATTAAACTCAATTAGCGGATCACCGTGTTTCAATACACCTTGTACGGCGCCTTTCTCGGCAATATTATAGCGAACTATATTTTTAACACCAGCCTTGTTCACCATTTCGGTTAAATCTTTGTTTGTCGCATTTACAAAAGCGTAGCCATTGTTTTGGCTCAGATAAGCATATAGTTCTGCCTTGCCTTTTTTCACTCCTTCGAAACCGCCAAAGCCCTCTAAATGTGCCATACCAACATTGCTAATCAAACCGTGGGTAGGCTGTGCAATGTTGCTTAAGAGTTCAATCTCCTTTTGGTGGTTAGCGCCCATTTCAATCACGGCAATTTCTATATCATCAGCTATGCTTAAAATAGATAAAGGCACGCCAATGTGGTTGTTTAAGTTGCCTTTGGTAGCAAAAACCTTAAAATGTTCGGCTAGTACCGCCCTAATCAATTCTTTGGTAGTAGTTTTGCCGTTGCTTCCTGTTAGTCCAACTACTGGAATGTTCAATTGCTTCCTATGATGCTTAGCTAGCTCTTGTAAAGTGCTCAACACATCATCCACCAATATAAATTGATCGCCTTTGGCATACGTCGGATTATCTACAATGGCAAATGCCGCACCATCAGCTATCGCCTTCTCTGCAAACTGGTTGGCATCGAATTTATCGCCCTTTAAGGCAAAAAACAAACAACCTTCGCTAATAGAACGGGTGTCTGTACAAATTACAGAATGTTTTAAATAGTGTTGATAAAGCTGTTCGATGTTAACCATGTTGCCAAATGTATAAATAGTACTTTGTAAAATTACGAATGCTTCAATGAAATCAAATTTTCTTTTAGTAATATTGATGTAGCCACAGATGCACGGATATTTTTTGTCGCAGAGTTATCGTACTCTTTTTTTATTGAAATCAAATCTGTGCATCTATGGCTTTTAATAGCGAGGTATGAAAAGAACTTTACTAGTTTTATGGTTGGGGTTATTTGCCTCGTCCTTATTTGCGCAAATACAAAGCCCTGATAACTTTTTAGGTTACGAATTGGGTACTCGTTTTTCTGCGCATCAAAAGGTAGTCGATTATTTTAAAGAGGTTGCCGCAAAGGCAGGAAACGTAAAGCTGCAATCTTACGGCAAAACCTACGAAGGAAGAGAATTACTGTTGGCTATCATTTCTGATGCCTCTAACATGCAACGTTTAGAGCAAATTAGAACCAACAACATTGCTATCTCTAATAATGATAAATCGGTAAAGTTAGCTAAACAACCCGTAATTGTTTGGCTAAGCTACAATGTACACGGCAACGAAGCCAACTCTACCGAGACAGCGATGAAAGTGTTATACACTTTAGCAGCAGCGAAGGATGAAAAAACTAAGCAATGGTTAAAGAATACGATAGTAATTATCGACCCTTGCTTAAACCCCGATGGGAGAGAGCGGTACGTAAATTATTTTAATAGTGTGGTTGGTACGGTGCCTAATCCAGACCCAGCGGCTAGAGAACATTATGAGCCTTGGCCGGGTGGCAGAAGTAACCATTACTATTTTGATCTGAACCGCGATTGGGCTTGGCAAACGCAAATAGAAAGTGAGCAAAGATTAAGGCAATATCACCAGTGGTTGCCACAGGTTCATGTCGATTTTCATGAGCAGGGTTACAACGAGCCCTATTACTTCGCACCAGCTGCAGAGCCGATACATCAATCGGTTACCGCTTGGCAAAGGGATTTTCAGGTCATCGTAGGAAAAAATAACGCAAAGTATTTCGATGAAAATGGTTGGCAATACTTTACCAAAGAACGTTTCGATTTACTTTATCCATCTTATGGCGATACCTATCCGTTGTATAATGGCGCTATAGGGATGACTTACGAACAGGGCGGGATAAAAGCAGGCTTGGCCGTGGTCACCGCAGATGGAGATACCTTGACCTTGAAAGATCGCATATCACATCACTTTGCTACGTCTATGTCTACCTTGGAAATTTCATCGGCCTATGCCGAAAAATTGGTGACCGAATTCAGGAAGTTCTTTGAACAAAGTTTAACACCAGCTACGGCTTACAAAAGCTATGTAATTAAAGCCCAAAATATTTCGAGATTGAGAAAACTAGCCGAACTGCTGACGAAAAATAAAATCAGCTATGCCTTTGGCTCTGAAAAAGGCGACAGGAGCTTAAATGGTTATAACTACGAAACGCAAAAAGTTGAATCTTTTAAGCTGGAGCGAAACGATATGGTGGTGAATGTGGCGCAGAAACATGGGGTGCTCGCCAACATTTTATTTGAACCGCAAACTTTTGTTGCCGATTCTAATACTTATGACATTACCGCTTGGGCATTGCCTTATGCTTATGGCTTAAATGCTTATGGTTTAAAGGAAAATGTTTTGGGTGGCCATTCGTTTATAGAAGAGCCAAAAAGAATTTTGCCAAGCGTAGCAAAACCTTATGCTTGGGTGTTGGCTTGGGGTTCAATAGAAGAAGCAAAAACTTTAGTGGCTTTGCAGCAAAAAGACATCAAAGTGAGAATGGCCGAACAAGCTTTTACCATTGGCGGCGTTAACTACAAAGCGGGTACCTTACTGGTGTACAGGGCCGAGAACGAAAAGAAGAACAAAAACTTCACATCGGTTATACAACAATTACTTACACAAAATAATGTAGTTTTTAGCGTATTAGGCTCGGGCTATGTAGAAAAAGGCAAAGATTTTGGCTCGTCGAGCTACAGGTTATTAGCTACACCAAAAATAGCTGTATTGGGCGGTCAAGAAACTTCTTCGCAGTCGCTGGGCGAGATCTGGCATTTTTTTGAGCAAGAATTAAATTATCCAATATCTATAGTCAATGTAGCTACTGCCGCAAACCTGGATATCAATCAAATCAATACTTTAATTGTACCAGATGGTTACTATGCCGAGAAACTTGCCGAGCAATTGGCAATCTGGGTAAGTACCGGCGGTAAGTTGATTTTATTAGAGGATGCCATTGCAGCGGTTATAGGAAAGAAGCCGTTTCAAATCAAACGCAGAGAAGAACCTAAAAACAACGATGCAAAGAGTAATACGCAAGCCTACAGCAGCAGAGATCACGATGATTTTAGCAATTCTATTCCTGGGGCCATCTATAAAGTATACTTAGATCAAACACATCCGTTAAGCTATGGCATTGGTAAATACTACTACACCCTAAAAACTGATGCCAATATTTATGAGCCCTTTGAAAATGGATATAACATCGGTTTGCTAAAGCCAGATAGCTACGTTGCTGGCGTTGCTGGTGCTAAGGTTAAGGCTAAAATTGCTTCGGGCATGTTGTATGGTGTTCAAGAAATTGGTAAAGGTCGAGTTTT from Pedobacter sp. SL55 includes these protein-coding regions:
- a CDS encoding DUF4932 domain-containing protein; amino-acid sequence: MDSLMKVTPLNYIFFTGNSQTYQFDADTLKPSEVYLFTANAAANVKIDKNPISTYKKEIEAFAKKSGFRKFYQSQQPLYRQIYDDYKRKVNLEKQWKWLEKNFEAKNDCYVIYTSPLINGLNYTTGYTEGDFKLIEMVLPAVSDPEGKSGKASEAFNTRVMFTEIDHNYVDIPSKKLKADIEAALKDRNKWVNKKAYGTEYYPNGEKVFNEYMTFAVFILYAQENWKRDPKLIAEIEKEVIEIMISRGFTKMNEFTATLKNLRSKGKKQKIDQLYPALIKWCAVQ
- a CDS encoding fibronectin type III domain-containing protein, with protein sequence MVDDLEFTPAANAYPYYLSTSNTAPSNNTAATSVATGTSINLSNLQPSTTYYLWMRTYNGDSYGNWTVSPLSFTTAPQVLPIELKSLQAEVKGNNLLVNWQTSSESNNSHFFVQVPANGRTWTDLAKVASKAANGNAATELSYTFSFPLGQIALAGFGLLGLFLLPATRNKWLRLLMVALVIGGMAGCAKTSELSDELNNGLKTGQAIYVRLAQVDLNGTINYSEAVLVKR
- a CDS encoding ATP-binding protein; the encoded protein is MQFKEIIGQEDVKQHLLQTVAENRVSHAQLFLSPAGSGAVPLAIAYAQYINCQDRTAEDSCGECASCRKYERLIHPDLHFSYPFFASKDVKIATDVLEEWRNMVLENPYFDLDIWRSKLSADNKQANINIAEAHDIIKKLSYKAFEADTKVLIMWLPEYLDREGNALLKIIEEPPAKTLFILIAQNQEQILSTILSRTQIVKIPKLQDEVVKQYLIDKANLSDHQAEEYSFLADGNLIEANALLADQANNNAGYFAEWLRMAYGNRVPDMMAFTETAASWGRENQKNYIKYGINFLRECGLIISGAEVLVKLPPQHLEVAKKLSGVLNMAMVEALINELEKAHYHIERNANPKILFLDVSLQLVKIIKFKTLPKGTQYIYS
- a CDS encoding PSP1 domain-containing protein translates to MGCGSCSSGGGCAPAGCKSNGSCLTGGCQKMEVHDWLSNLDMPSNYRSFPIIEVKFKGSRKEFFVNNDDIYLEIGELIAVEGATGGYDIGHVSLTGELVRTQLKRRKTPIDQVTRKVYRKATEADVEKWKIAKGLEWETMHKARTLALDLKLSMKISDVDYQGDRTKATFFYTAEGRVDFRELIKKMAEAFRIRIEMRQVGMRQEAGRLGGIGSCGRELCCSTWLTNFKTVSTAAARYQNLSLNTLKLAGQCGKLKCCLNYELDTYLDALKDIPDRIESLQTEVGVARHQKTDIFKKLMWFSYANQEDWIPLKVDRVKEIMAMNKRGEKPSNLKDEAVELKTTAVVEKTHDYENVVGQDSLTRLDEKNRNRNNRNRSNKDRNNRERGERGERDRNRPQSNQGGDKENGENRNGQAGAKNRDRHQNQNRQQQAKSSEKPQQEQNPRNQQKKENRPQQNQRQPQKPVEDKANNQPSSKAEAPQAQGEGGNPEQKRNNRNRNKNRNRNRQQGDKNKDQGPKPNE
- a CDS encoding gliding motility lipoprotein GldH, with translation MNRSKGLGIRNKVELCEIPMLREAKGEEGKALEVRRTMQYACPPLEGVGGGFLTNIFSKLHIIAIFCFLFTFFSCNFNTIVDTNQSIEDNQWLYANAAKADFEIKDVTRPYQVNFKLRINTAYRYSNLFVLATLKDAKSRKKIRYQFKLAKADGTWLGKGSGDLYTYSFPLLKNHRFADTGKYSIEIEQNMRDNPLVGISDVGIEVK
- a CDS encoding thioredoxin family protein, giving the protein MRKRLLAACLLLVTFSVNAAEIKFLENPTWTSVLEKAKKENKIIFLDAYATWCGPCKQMDAETYTNQAVADFYNANFINVKYDMEKGEGAMLADRYYVSAYPNLIFISPDGVMLHKGIGFVAADEFLALAKEAKNPEAQYYTLKKNALKLNNAQFLNFAKQAVELQDEDFGYISKDFLAAKPDILGDSDLVDLIMNYAFVLPKEKDLTYFSTSKNKIIKVGKYSEDDFEERLVSLAIQFALSEEVQVTEEIDFEAVKSILDKYVPKSSFFVFNYFKTQYFLENKETDQALTAFNEILDNPDKAGYQQICNAMMAFGPILFEEGKLDTYLDKFNAIPVAAKEKEVAYLKDFVKAIIYIKTKQTDKFKGIANTMLADANTPEEIKKDLRAALQNMGAN
- a CDS encoding UDP-N-acetylmuramoyl-tripeptide--D-alanyl-D-alanine ligase translates to MVNIEQLYQHYLKHSVICTDTRSISEGCLFFALKGDKFDANQFAEKAIADGAAFAIVDNPTYAKGDQFILVDDVLSTLQELAKHHRKQLNIPVVGLTGSNGKTTTKELIRAVLAEHFKVFATKGNLNNHIGVPLSILSIADDIEIAVIEMGANHQKEIELLSNIAQPTHGLISNVGMAHLEGFGGFEGVKKGKAELYAYLSQNNGYAFVNATNKDLTEMVNKAGVKNIVRYNIAEKGAVQGVLKHGDPLIEFNWSFNGESHEAKANLTGTYNFENILAAISIGCFFKLSPAEINKGLADYFPNNNRSQLTKTEKNTVICDFYNANPSSMAAAITNLNSLTSTHKVAILGDMFELGDESATQHERIIALAIENKIDTLIFIGHHFYNAKGNFNTNFFATPIEATTFIESQNWKNSLILLKGSRGMALEQLLPLL
- a CDS encoding M14 family metallopeptidase; the encoded protein is MKRTLLVLWLGLFASSLFAQIQSPDNFLGYELGTRFSAHQKVVDYFKEVAAKAGNVKLQSYGKTYEGRELLLAIISDASNMQRLEQIRTNNIAISNNDKSVKLAKQPVIVWLSYNVHGNEANSTETAMKVLYTLAAAKDEKTKQWLKNTIVIIDPCLNPDGRERYVNYFNSVVGTVPNPDPAAREHYEPWPGGRSNHYYFDLNRDWAWQTQIESEQRLRQYHQWLPQVHVDFHEQGYNEPYYFAPAAEPIHQSVTAWQRDFQVIVGKNNAKYFDENGWQYFTKERFDLLYPSYGDTYPLYNGAIGMTYEQGGIKAGLAVVTADGDTLTLKDRISHHFATSMSTLEISSAYAEKLVTEFRKFFEQSLTPATAYKSYVIKAQNISRLRKLAELLTKNKISYAFGSEKGDRSLNGYNYETQKVESFKLERNDMVVNVAQKHGVLANILFEPQTFVADSNTYDITAWALPYAYGLNAYGLKENVLGGHSFIEEPKRILPSVAKPYAWVLAWGSIEEAKTLVALQQKDIKVRMAEQAFTIGGVNYKAGTLLVYRAENEKKNKNFTSVIQQLLTQNNVVFSVLGSGYVEKGKDFGSSSYRLLATPKIAVLGGQETSSQSLGEIWHFFEQELNYPISIVNVATAANLDINQINTLIVPDGYYAEKLAEQLAIWVSTGGKLILLEDAIAAVIGKKPFQIKRREEPKNNDAKSNTQAYSSRDHDDFSNSIPGAIYKVYLDQTHPLSYGIGKYYYTLKTDANIYEPFENGYNIGLLKPDSYVAGVAGAKVKAKIASGMLYGVQEIGKGRVLYIATGLIFRQFWEGGKQVLVNGVFLD